The Catenulispora sp. GP43 genome includes a window with the following:
- a CDS encoding alpha/beta hydrolase, giving the protein MASEVPYRPLPIDQPVVYAHGPDSSPRPQTPAGTTVEFEWRESTVYPGTSRKFWVHLPAGYDPGRPANVMVFLDGWWYLDPAGDVRGGIVLDNLVHAGEIPMTVGVFVDPGVFEGSGQPKNRNAEYDAFDDRLATFLTDEIIAQVAARYLITEDPERRGICGGSSGGDGAFTAAWLRPDRFRRAVCFLSSFAQMPGGNPYPALIPAVERKPLRIFLQAGHRDLGWDRPARNWLAENLRTAAALAEAGYDFRLVLGDGAHSTNHGGVLLPDALRWVWRPPA; this is encoded by the coding sequence ATGGCTTCCGAGGTCCCTTACAGGCCGCTGCCGATCGACCAACCGGTCGTCTACGCGCACGGCCCCGATTCGAGCCCGCGACCGCAGACTCCCGCAGGCACCACGGTCGAGTTCGAGTGGCGCGAGAGCACCGTCTACCCGGGGACGTCGCGGAAGTTCTGGGTACACCTGCCGGCCGGATACGACCCGGGCCGGCCGGCGAACGTGATGGTGTTCCTGGACGGCTGGTGGTACCTCGACCCGGCCGGCGACGTGCGCGGCGGAATCGTCCTGGACAACCTCGTCCACGCCGGCGAGATCCCGATGACCGTCGGGGTGTTCGTCGATCCCGGCGTCTTCGAAGGCTCCGGCCAGCCGAAGAACCGCAACGCCGAGTACGACGCCTTCGACGACCGCCTCGCGACCTTCCTGACCGACGAGATCATCGCGCAGGTCGCAGCCCGCTACCTGATCACCGAAGACCCCGAGCGCCGCGGCATCTGCGGCGGCAGCTCCGGCGGCGACGGCGCCTTCACCGCCGCGTGGCTGCGCCCCGACAGGTTCCGGCGAGCCGTCTGCTTCCTGTCGAGCTTCGCGCAGATGCCCGGCGGGAACCCCTATCCCGCACTGATTCCCGCGGTCGAGCGCAAGCCGCTTCGCATCTTCCTGCAGGCCGGCCATCGCGACCTCGGCTGGGACCGGCCCGCGCGCAACTGGCTGGCGGAGAATCTGCGGACGGCCGCCGCCTTGGCCGAGGCCGGCTACGACTTCCGCCTCGTCCTCGGCGACGGCGCCCACAGCACGAACCACGGCGGGGTGCTGCTGCCCGACGCACTGCGCTGGGTGTGGCGACCGCCGGCGTGA
- a CDS encoding SDR family oxidoreductase yields MIALVTGANRGLGRETARQLLAAGHAVLVAARHEGAARDTAAELGDGAYPLRLDVTSTADIAAAAEQIREEFGHLDVLVNNAAIHYDTWQHAVGADLAVVREAAETNVYGPWQLVQTLLPLLRAGSHQRIVNVSSGAGSLTEMTSGSTPAYSITKAALNALTRMLAADLRADGILVNAVCPGWVATDMGGPGGRPVAEGAAGIVWAATLPDDGPTGGFFRDRRPIAW; encoded by the coding sequence GTGATCGCCCTGGTCACCGGGGCCAACCGGGGCCTGGGTCGGGAGACGGCGCGCCAGCTGCTGGCCGCGGGCCACGCGGTCCTGGTCGCGGCCCGCCACGAGGGCGCCGCCCGCGACACCGCCGCGGAGCTCGGGGACGGCGCGTATCCGCTGCGGCTGGACGTCACCAGCACCGCCGACATCGCGGCTGCCGCCGAGCAGATCCGCGAAGAGTTCGGGCACCTGGACGTGCTGGTCAACAACGCGGCCATCCACTACGACACCTGGCAGCACGCCGTCGGCGCCGACCTGGCGGTGGTCCGGGAGGCGGCGGAGACCAACGTCTACGGGCCCTGGCAGCTGGTGCAGACGCTGCTGCCGCTGCTGCGGGCCGGGAGCCACCAGCGGATCGTGAACGTCTCCAGCGGCGCCGGCTCGCTGACCGAGATGACCAGCGGATCCACGCCGGCGTACAGCATCACCAAGGCCGCGCTCAACGCCCTGACCCGCATGCTCGCCGCCGACCTGCGCGCCGACGGGATCCTGGTCAACGCGGTGTGTCCGGGCTGGGTCGCGACCGACATGGGCGGCCCCGGCGGGCGGCCGGTCGCCGAGGGCGCGGCCGGCATCGTGTGGGCCGCCACGCTGCCCGACGACGGGCCGACCGGCGGCTTCTTCCGGGACCGGCGGCCGATCGCCTGGTAG
- a CDS encoding putative protein N(5)-glutamine methyltransferase, which produces MDEDVVARLRAAGCVFAEDEAELLVRAVKEDVEPARRLAELVGRRCAGEPLEHVVGWAEFCGLRIGVGPGVFVPRRRSEFLVELAVDLGRQARVVVDMCCGSAPFATVLATRLSQAEVHAADIDAAQLGYARSNLAPFGARARAHEGDLFEALPERLRGTVDLLVVNAPYVPSEAIATLPAEARAFEPAASLDGGADGLAVHRRVAEGAPRWLAPRGHLLIETSEAQAEQMLDEFGQAGLKAWIAQDQELEATVVIGRQPGEAS; this is translated from the coding sequence ATGGATGAGGACGTCGTGGCCAGGCTGCGCGCCGCCGGGTGTGTGTTCGCCGAGGACGAGGCGGAGCTGCTGGTGCGCGCCGTGAAGGAGGACGTCGAGCCCGCGCGGCGGCTGGCCGAGCTCGTCGGGCGGCGCTGCGCCGGCGAGCCGCTGGAGCACGTCGTCGGCTGGGCCGAGTTCTGCGGGCTGCGGATCGGGGTCGGGCCGGGGGTGTTCGTGCCCCGGCGCCGTTCGGAGTTCCTGGTCGAGCTCGCCGTCGACCTCGGGCGGCAGGCACGCGTGGTCGTGGACATGTGCTGCGGGTCCGCGCCGTTCGCGACGGTGCTGGCCACCCGGCTGTCCCAGGCCGAGGTCCACGCCGCCGACATCGACGCGGCGCAGCTCGGCTACGCGCGGAGCAACCTGGCGCCGTTCGGAGCCCGCGCGCGGGCCCACGAAGGGGACCTGTTCGAGGCGCTGCCGGAGCGGCTGCGCGGCACAGTGGACCTGCTGGTGGTCAACGCGCCGTACGTGCCGAGCGAGGCCATCGCCACCCTGCCCGCCGAGGCGCGCGCCTTCGAGCCGGCGGCGAGCCTGGACGGCGGGGCCGACGGCCTGGCGGTGCACCGGCGGGTCGCCGAAGGAGCGCCGCGGTGGCTGGCGCCCCGGGGGCACCTGCTGATCGAGACGAGCGAGGCGCAGGCCGAGCAGATGCTGGACGAGTTCGGGCAGGCCGGATTGAAGGCGTGGATAGCGCAGGACCAGGAACTGGAGGCGACCGTGGTCATCGGGCGGCAGCCGGGGGAGGCGTCGTGA
- a CDS encoding tyrosine-type recombinase/integrase: MSEPLSPVSVVPGALAAVGPGSGPRAEQVAALFLLTYKPTTASAYAVDLKQWFAWCALFDVDPFDAVRAHVDAWSVHLADDGKARPATLARKISAVRNFYAYAVDSGYASTSPVPAKDKALHLPRISRKSQTLGPDREESAAMLAEAAKRGVRDEAVVAVLLYQGLRVSELCGINVEDLSSQRGHRVVRLRRKGGEEQDQAIAPPAAGCLDAWLAERAGTADVGAGPASGPVFTGPEGARLTRYQVEWIVESCARAAGIEKKISPHSLRHACTTMLLDAGVPLRDIQVYMGHANSATTERYDLGRQHLDKSPAYALSGVFARD, from the coding sequence GTGAGCGAACCTCTGAGCCCGGTATCGGTCGTCCCCGGTGCGCTGGCGGCTGTCGGACCCGGTTCCGGTCCGCGGGCCGAGCAGGTCGCGGCGTTGTTCCTGCTCACGTACAAGCCCACGACCGCCTCGGCCTACGCGGTCGATCTGAAGCAGTGGTTCGCCTGGTGCGCGCTGTTCGACGTCGATCCCTTCGACGCCGTGCGGGCCCATGTCGACGCCTGGAGCGTGCACCTGGCCGACGACGGCAAGGCCCGGCCGGCCACTCTCGCGCGCAAGATCAGTGCCGTGCGGAACTTCTACGCCTACGCCGTGGACTCCGGGTACGCCTCGACCAGCCCGGTGCCGGCCAAGGACAAGGCGCTGCACCTGCCGCGGATCTCCCGCAAATCGCAGACGCTGGGGCCGGACCGCGAGGAGTCGGCGGCGATGCTCGCCGAGGCGGCCAAGCGCGGGGTGCGGGACGAGGCGGTGGTGGCGGTGCTGCTGTATCAGGGGCTGCGGGTGTCGGAGTTGTGCGGGATCAACGTGGAGGACCTGTCCAGCCAGCGCGGGCACCGGGTCGTGCGGCTGCGGCGCAAGGGCGGCGAGGAGCAGGACCAGGCGATCGCGCCGCCGGCCGCCGGGTGCCTGGACGCCTGGCTGGCCGAGCGGGCCGGGACCGCTGACGTCGGAGCCGGTCCGGCCTCCGGGCCGGTGTTCACCGGCCCCGAGGGCGCGCGCCTGACCCGGTATCAGGTCGAGTGGATCGTCGAGTCCTGCGCCCGGGCCGCCGGGATCGAGAAGAAGATCAGCCCGCACTCCCTGCGCCACGCCTGCACCACGATGCTGCTGGACGCCGGGGTGCCGCTGCGCGACATCCAGGTCTACATGGGGCACGCGAATTCGGCCACCACGGAGCGGTACGACCTCGGGCGTCAACATCTTGACAAATCGCCCGCCTATGCATTGTCGGGTGTGTTTGCGCGAGACTGA
- a CDS encoding DUF1992 domain-containing protein, with translation MSTWQERFASGIDKQVRDAEKGGAFEDNPLVGKPLPGDGQPYREDWWITQKVAQERVGVHALPLPLALRREAQDLRKGLIEDRPAASEAVLRAAIADYDQRSEAARRTPQPGPSVVIPRVDTEEAVLAWRQATMKP, from the coding sequence ATGAGCACCTGGCAGGAGCGATTCGCATCCGGCATCGACAAGCAGGTCCGCGACGCCGAGAAGGGCGGGGCCTTCGAAGACAACCCCCTGGTGGGCAAGCCGCTGCCCGGCGACGGCCAGCCCTACCGCGAAGACTGGTGGATCACGCAGAAGGTCGCGCAGGAGCGGGTCGGGGTGCACGCGCTGCCGCTGCCGCTCGCGCTGCGGCGGGAGGCGCAGGATCTGCGCAAAGGGCTGATCGAGGACCGGCCGGCCGCCTCCGAGGCGGTGCTGCGTGCCGCGATCGCGGACTACGACCAGCGCTCGGAGGCCGCGCGGCGCACGCCGCAGCCCGGGCCGTCGGTGGTGATCCCGCGCGTCGACACGGAGGAAGCCGTTCTGGCTTGGCGGCAGGCCACAATGAAGCCGTGA
- a CDS encoding MarR family winged helix-turn-helix transcriptional regulator — protein sequence MADAVDAIIAMWAREKPELDAAPMGIVGRISRVSRLLDKELKDFFAGYGLEFWEFDVLATLRRSGAPYELSAGALLKTAMVTSGAITNRVDRMETKGLVQRVRDPGDRRGVRIRLTPAGLELIDKLVPLHVANERRLLAALGDDERGTLADLLRALATGLGDTSLG from the coding sequence ATGGCCGACGCGGTGGACGCGATCATCGCGATGTGGGCCCGGGAGAAGCCGGAGCTCGACGCCGCCCCCATGGGCATCGTCGGACGCATCAGCCGCGTGTCGCGGCTGCTGGACAAGGAGCTGAAGGACTTCTTCGCCGGCTACGGCCTGGAGTTCTGGGAGTTCGACGTCCTGGCGACCCTGCGCCGCTCCGGCGCGCCGTACGAACTGTCCGCCGGCGCGCTGCTGAAGACGGCGATGGTCACCTCCGGGGCCATCACCAACCGCGTGGACCGCATGGAGACCAAGGGTTTGGTGCAGCGGGTACGCGACCCCGGCGACCGCCGCGGCGTCCGCATCCGGCTCACCCCGGCCGGTCTTGAGCTGATCGACAAGCTGGTCCCGCTGCACGTCGCCAACGAGCGGCGCCTGTTGGCCGCGCTCGGCGACGACGAGCGCGGCACCCTCGCCGACCTGCTGCGCGCCCTGGCCACCGGGCTGGGGGATACCTCCCTGGGATAA
- a CDS encoding EamA family transporter — MTAITTAAPTTAPAPASAGGPAGAAGTARDLLLSALAPASWGTTYVVTSEFLPDHRPMLAATMRALPAGLILLAFVRRLPRGSWWWKTAVLGTLNFGAFFPLLFFAAYRLPGGVASTLGSVQPLLVAGFSILILRQRPHAAVLGAAIVGTGGVALMTLTAKARLDALGVLAMLVATALMALAVVLGRKWGRPEGATPMVLATWQLVFGGLVLAPMTLLSEGLPDTLTARNLAGFAYIGVVGTAVAYTLWFRGIERLAPTSLSLLSLANPMVATVAGFVVLHQSLTPPQAAGFAVALGALVTGQMLVARRRAS, encoded by the coding sequence ATGACCGCCATCACCACCGCCGCACCGACCACCGCCCCGGCGCCCGCATCCGCCGGCGGCCCGGCCGGCGCCGCCGGCACAGCCCGCGACCTGCTGCTGTCCGCCCTCGCCCCGGCGAGTTGGGGCACCACCTACGTCGTCACCTCCGAGTTCCTCCCCGACCACCGGCCGATGCTGGCCGCGACGATGCGGGCGCTGCCGGCCGGGCTGATCCTGCTGGCGTTCGTCCGCCGCCTGCCCAGGGGCAGCTGGTGGTGGAAGACCGCGGTGCTGGGCACCCTGAACTTCGGGGCCTTCTTCCCCCTGCTGTTCTTCGCCGCCTACCGGCTGCCCGGCGGCGTGGCCTCCACCCTGGGCTCGGTGCAGCCGCTGCTGGTCGCCGGGTTCAGCATCCTGATCCTGCGGCAGCGGCCGCACGCCGCGGTCCTGGGCGCCGCGATCGTCGGCACCGGCGGCGTGGCGCTGATGACGCTGACCGCCAAGGCCCGGCTGGACGCGCTCGGGGTGCTGGCGATGCTGGTCGCCACCGCGCTGATGGCGCTGGCCGTGGTGCTCGGCCGCAAGTGGGGCCGTCCCGAGGGCGCCACGCCGATGGTGCTGGCGACCTGGCAGCTGGTGTTCGGCGGCCTGGTGCTGGCGCCGATGACGCTGCTCTCCGAGGGGCTGCCGGACACGCTGACCGCGCGGAACCTCGCCGGGTTCGCCTACATCGGCGTCGTGGGCACCGCCGTCGCCTACACCCTGTGGTTCCGCGGCATCGAGCGCCTGGCACCGACCTCGCTGTCGCTGCTGAGCCTGGCCAACCCGATGGTGGCCACGGTCGCCGGGTTCGTGGTGCTGCACCAGTCGCTGACGCCGCCGCAGGCGGCCGGGTTCGCCGTGGCGCTGGGCGCGCTGGTCACCGGACAAATGCTGGTCGCCAGGAGGCGCGCGTCCTAA
- a CDS encoding trans-acting enoyl reductase family protein, with product MADTTEEAPRTSYDLVLFGATGFTGSLVAEYLAAHAPAAVRWALAGRSTARLMAVRDRLAASRPELKTLPLIIADAGDPESLRALAGQTRVVISTVGPYLHHGEALVAACADAGCDYVDLTGEPEFVDAMYLKYHARAVETGARLVHCCGFDSIPTDLGVLYTMRELGPQTGPVRVSGFIRAKGTFSGGTLASAMLAMSRAKTMARTAKARRAAEPETPGRRFGVLAGPPRHDNTAHAWILPLPVIDNQVALRSAAALPEYGPDFRYGHFAAVRRLPVALAGLAGIAGLAVAAQVRPLRQAVGRTVKPGEGPDERRRAASWFTLRLRAEAGGRTLITEVSGGDPGYGETAKMLAESALCLAFDELPATAGQLTTAAAMGDALIARLTRAGITFRTLSGPPTRSPGPVARR from the coding sequence ATGGCCGACACGACCGAGGAAGCCCCCCGGACCAGCTATGACCTGGTGCTGTTCGGCGCCACCGGCTTCACCGGGTCCCTGGTCGCCGAGTATCTCGCCGCCCACGCCCCGGCGGCCGTGCGGTGGGCGCTGGCCGGGCGCTCGACCGCGCGGCTGATGGCGGTGCGCGACCGGCTGGCCGCGAGCCGGCCGGAGCTGAAGACGCTGCCGCTGATCATCGCCGACGCCGGCGACCCGGAGTCGCTACGCGCGCTGGCCGGGCAGACGCGGGTCGTGATCAGCACCGTCGGGCCCTATCTGCACCACGGCGAAGCGCTGGTCGCGGCGTGCGCCGACGCCGGCTGCGACTACGTCGACCTGACCGGCGAGCCGGAGTTCGTCGACGCCATGTACCTGAAGTACCACGCGCGCGCCGTGGAGACCGGGGCGCGGCTGGTGCACTGCTGCGGCTTCGACAGCATCCCGACCGACCTCGGCGTCCTGTACACGATGCGCGAGCTCGGGCCGCAGACCGGACCGGTGCGGGTGTCGGGGTTCATCCGCGCCAAGGGCACGTTCTCCGGCGGCACGCTGGCCTCCGCGATGCTGGCGATGTCGCGCGCCAAGACGATGGCCCGCACCGCCAAGGCCCGGCGCGCCGCCGAGCCCGAGACCCCGGGCCGCCGGTTCGGCGTGCTGGCCGGGCCGCCCCGGCACGACAACACCGCGCACGCCTGGATCCTGCCGCTGCCGGTGATCGACAACCAGGTGGCGCTGCGCAGCGCGGCCGCGCTGCCGGAGTACGGCCCCGACTTCCGCTACGGCCACTTCGCCGCGGTGCGCCGGCTGCCGGTCGCGCTCGCCGGCCTGGCCGGCATCGCGGGACTGGCGGTGGCCGCGCAGGTCAGGCCCCTGCGGCAGGCCGTGGGCCGGACGGTCAAGCCCGGTGAGGGCCCTGACGAGCGCCGCCGGGCCGCCAGCTGGTTCACCCTGCGGCTGCGCGCCGAGGCCGGCGGACGGACGCTGATCACCGAGGTCTCCGGGGGCGACCCCGGGTACGGCGAGACCGCGAAGATGCTCGCCGAGTCGGCGCTGTGCCTGGCCTTCGACGAGCTGCCGGCCACCGCCGGGCAGCTCACCACGGCCGCGGCGATGGGCGACGCGCTGATCGCGCGGCTGACCCGGGCCGGAATCACGTTCCGGACTCTGTCCGGGCCGCCGACCCGCTCTCCCGGCCCGGTGGCGCGGCGCTGA
- a CDS encoding YbhB/YbcL family Raf kinase inhibitor-like protein: MSSPYDTSEQVPSFTVASSEFQAGQRLAPEHGSAIFEVPGGREVSPQLSWGPVPEGTRSISVTMFDPDAPIPSGFWHWGLADLPADTTELPAGAGAGDDSLPGPAFHVPNEIGMRQYVGFGPPPGTGRHRYFFAVHALDVDSVRDLGVTPETTPAVLHFMMRGHELGRGILQGWASADE; the protein is encoded by the coding sequence GTGTCCTCGCCCTATGACACCTCCGAGCAGGTGCCGTCATTCACGGTGGCCTCCTCCGAATTCCAGGCCGGGCAGCGCCTGGCCCCCGAGCACGGCTCGGCGATCTTCGAGGTCCCCGGGGGCCGCGAGGTCTCCCCGCAGCTGTCCTGGGGCCCGGTGCCGGAGGGCACCAGGAGCATCTCGGTGACGATGTTCGACCCCGACGCCCCGATCCCCTCCGGGTTCTGGCACTGGGGCCTGGCCGACCTGCCGGCCGACACCACCGAGCTGCCGGCCGGCGCCGGGGCCGGCGACGACTCGCTGCCGGGGCCGGCGTTCCACGTCCCCAACGAGATCGGCATGCGCCAGTACGTCGGCTTCGGCCCGCCGCCGGGCACCGGCCGCCACCGCTACTTCTTCGCCGTGCACGCCCTGGACGTGGACTCGGTCCGCGACCTGGGCGTCACCCCGGAGACCACACCGGCGGTGCTGCACTTCATGATGCGCGGCCACGAGCTGGGGCGCGGGATTCTGCAGGGCTGGGCCAGCGCGGACGAGTAG
- a CDS encoding maleylpyruvate isomerase family mycothiol-dependent enzyme, producing MTSAGEHYRVIRMQLTELASELSPEQAATPVPALPGWSVRDTYAHLAGVSADIVAGTTGDPHDPAWTAGHVDTRRERSLAEVCAEWAANGTAVEAVLDDPAGRRGVFAVFDVFHHGHDIRGALGRRGARDTPEAAFVATLMTKFKRGGWAEAGHPPVELAADAGSWRLGAPQGDPVAALDTSDFELSRILVGRRSRAQMLAAGWTGDPEPIVDLLPVFGPPVTDLTE from the coding sequence ATGACCTCCGCCGGAGAGCACTACCGCGTCATCCGCATGCAGCTCACCGAGCTGGCCTCGGAGCTCTCGCCCGAGCAGGCCGCCACGCCGGTGCCGGCGCTGCCGGGCTGGAGCGTGCGGGACACGTACGCCCACCTGGCCGGGGTCAGCGCCGACATCGTCGCCGGCACCACCGGCGACCCGCACGACCCGGCCTGGACCGCCGGGCACGTCGACACGCGGCGGGAACGGTCGCTGGCCGAGGTCTGCGCCGAATGGGCCGCCAACGGCACGGCAGTCGAGGCGGTCCTGGACGATCCGGCCGGGCGGCGCGGGGTGTTCGCCGTGTTCGACGTCTTCCACCACGGCCACGACATCCGCGGCGCGCTCGGGCGGCGCGGGGCGCGCGACACGCCCGAGGCCGCGTTCGTGGCGACCCTGATGACCAAGTTCAAGCGCGGCGGCTGGGCCGAGGCCGGGCATCCGCCGGTCGAGCTGGCCGCCGACGCCGGCTCCTGGCGGCTCGGGGCGCCGCAGGGGGATCCGGTCGCGGCGCTGGACACCTCCGACTTCGAACTCTCCCGGATCCTGGTCGGCCGGCGCTCGCGCGCGCAGATGCTGGCCGCCGGCTGGACCGGCGACCCGGAGCCGATCGTGGACCTGCTGCCGGTGTTCGGGCCGCCCGTGACCGACCTCACCGAGTAG
- a CDS encoding acyl-CoA thioesterase yields the protein MATFESLMDLLELERIEDDLFRGASPDTDVQRVFGGQVLGQALSAATATVEPDRSVHSLHGYFLLPGDPAAPIVYEVDRSRTGRSFSTRRVVARQHGRNIFVMSASYQIPEPGLDHADPRPDAPDPESLPAIPPSPADDGEDALWNILYRRWTAFDIRRVPDTGPERRQVWLRTSAPLPDDPHLHTAVLAYVSDLTLLSTTLIRHKLLPHKEVQIASLDHAIWFHRAARADEWLLYDQASPSASGARGLATGRLFTREGTLVATVVQEGLLRVNPAP from the coding sequence TTGGCCACCTTCGAGTCCCTCATGGACCTGCTCGAGCTGGAGCGGATCGAGGACGACCTGTTCCGCGGCGCCTCGCCGGACACCGACGTGCAGCGCGTCTTCGGCGGCCAGGTCCTGGGGCAGGCGCTGTCCGCGGCCACCGCCACCGTGGAGCCGGACCGCAGCGTGCACTCCCTGCACGGCTACTTCCTGCTCCCCGGCGACCCGGCGGCGCCGATCGTGTACGAGGTCGACCGCTCGCGCACCGGGCGGTCGTTCTCCACCCGCCGGGTGGTGGCGCGCCAGCACGGCCGCAACATCTTCGTGATGTCGGCGTCGTACCAGATCCCGGAGCCGGGCCTGGACCACGCCGACCCGCGGCCGGACGCCCCGGACCCGGAGTCGCTGCCGGCCATCCCGCCGAGCCCCGCCGACGACGGCGAGGACGCGCTGTGGAACATCCTGTACCGGCGCTGGACCGCCTTCGACATCCGCCGGGTGCCGGACACCGGGCCGGAGCGCCGGCAGGTGTGGCTGCGCACGTCGGCGCCGCTGCCGGACGACCCGCACCTGCACACGGCGGTACTGGCGTACGTGTCGGACCTGACGCTGCTGTCCACCACGCTGATCCGGCACAAGCTGCTGCCGCACAAGGAGGTGCAGATCGCCTCGCTGGACCACGCCATCTGGTTCCACCGCGCGGCGCGCGCCGACGAGTGGCTGCTGTACGACCAGGCCTCGCCCTCGGCCTCGGGAGCCCGCGGGCTGGCCACGGGACGGCTGTTCACGCGGGAGGGGACGCTGGTGGCCACGGTCGTGCAGGAAGGGCTGCTGAGGGTCAACCCGGCACCCTGA
- a CDS encoding lysophospholipid acyltransferase family protein gives MSVYQAAKFFVEPLVKLVYRPRVEGLENIPATGAAILAANHLSFSDSFFIPVVVPRHVTFIAKAEYFNTRGLKGMWNKYFYARFAGAVPIDRSGTRNATTAALEGAVAVLEGGGLFGIYPEGTRSPDGKLYRGRTGIAEIALRSGAPIIPIGIVGTDRVQPPGKKIPRLSRVTIRIGAPLDLAEAKALSKPALVRRAITDEVIEEIQKLSGQEYRPVYASDVKEGKAAA, from the coding sequence ATGTCCGTGTACCAGGCGGCGAAGTTCTTCGTCGAGCCCCTCGTGAAGCTCGTCTACCGGCCACGGGTCGAGGGCCTGGAGAACATCCCCGCCACCGGCGCCGCGATCCTGGCCGCGAACCACCTGTCGTTCTCAGACTCCTTCTTCATCCCGGTGGTGGTCCCCCGCCACGTCACCTTCATCGCCAAGGCGGAGTACTTCAACACCCGCGGCCTGAAAGGGATGTGGAACAAGTACTTCTACGCACGCTTCGCCGGCGCGGTCCCGATCGACCGGTCCGGCACCCGCAACGCGACCACGGCGGCCCTGGAGGGCGCCGTGGCGGTGCTGGAGGGCGGCGGCCTGTTCGGCATCTACCCCGAGGGGACGCGGTCGCCCGACGGGAAGCTGTACCGGGGCCGGACGGGGATCGCGGAGATCGCGCTGCGCTCGGGGGCGCCGATCATCCCGATCGGCATCGTCGGGACCGACCGGGTACAGCCGCCCGGCAAGAAGATCCCGCGACTGAGCCGGGTCACCATCCGGATCGGGGCGCCGCTGGACCTGGCCGAGGCCAAGGCCCTGAGCAAGCCGGCGCTGGTGCGGCGGGCGATCACGGACGAGGTGATCGAGGAGATCCAGAAGCTGTCGGGGCAGGAGTACCGGCCGGTTTACGCCTCGGATGTGAAGGAAGGGAAGGCGGCCGCCTGA
- a CDS encoding ABC transporter ATP-binding protein codes for MTAAIETQGLGKCYRRRWALIDCTLHIPEGRVVGLVGPNGAGKTTLLNLVTGHLAPDAGTIGVLGARPGSGPGQLAKVGFVAQDTPTYPGLSIADHLRLGARLNPGWDRPYAEQRIARLGLDPKSKAGRLSGGQRAQLALTMALAKRPELLVLDEPVAALDPLARREFLDELRSAVTERATTVMLSSHLVSDLEGFCDYLIVITASRIRTAGPVDDLLAAPAGSHSAPAAQATPVTPATLEDLVLAEMGRVPDPEVETRK; via the coding sequence ATGACCGCCGCGATCGAAACCCAAGGCCTGGGCAAGTGCTACCGCAGACGCTGGGCCCTGATCGACTGCACCCTGCACATCCCCGAGGGCCGCGTCGTCGGGCTGGTCGGCCCGAACGGCGCCGGCAAGACCACGCTCCTGAACCTGGTCACCGGGCACCTGGCCCCCGACGCCGGGACGATCGGCGTCCTGGGCGCCCGACCCGGCAGCGGCCCGGGGCAGCTGGCCAAGGTCGGCTTCGTCGCCCAGGACACGCCGACATACCCGGGCCTGTCCATCGCCGACCACCTCCGTCTCGGCGCGCGCCTGAACCCCGGCTGGGACCGGCCCTACGCCGAGCAACGGATCGCGCGGCTGGGGCTGGATCCGAAGAGCAAGGCGGGCAGGCTATCCGGGGGCCAGCGCGCGCAACTGGCGCTGACGATGGCCCTGGCCAAACGCCCCGAGCTGCTGGTTCTCGACGAGCCGGTCGCCGCCCTGGATCCGCTGGCCCGCCGCGAGTTCCTCGACGAGCTCAGGAGCGCGGTCACCGAGCGCGCCACGACCGTCATGCTCTCCTCGCACCTGGTCTCGGACCTCGAGGGGTTCTGCGACTACCTGATCGTGATCACCGCGTCCCGCATCCGGACGGCCGGGCCGGTCGACGACCTGCTGGCCGCCCCCGCCGGTTCGCACAGCGCCCCGGCCGCCCAGGCCACCCCGGTTACCCCGGCCACCCTCGAAGACCTCGTCCTGGCGGAGATGGGCCGCGTCCCGGACCCGGAAGTGGAGACCCGGAAATGA
- a CDS encoding sensor histidine kinase produces MASIETTSRGALREMRALLSMLRADGTADGTANGITDGIPNNIAVRHEAELVPVPGLADLDALVARTAEAGLLVDLEVHGERSALSAGIDLAAYRVVQEAITNVVKHAATDSCRVRIGYEQDALSVQVTDDGNAGFSKISGLGHGIVGMRERVGMYGGEFHAAPLPGRGFQVTARLPLTEAGS; encoded by the coding sequence TTGGCGTCCATCGAGACGACCAGCCGCGGCGCGCTGCGGGAGATGCGGGCTCTGCTGTCCATGCTGCGGGCCGACGGAACCGCCGACGGAACCGCGAACGGCATCACGGACGGCATCCCGAACAACATCGCAGTGCGGCACGAAGCCGAGCTGGTGCCCGTCCCGGGGCTCGCAGACCTCGATGCTCTCGTGGCGCGGACCGCCGAGGCGGGACTTCTGGTGGATCTGGAAGTCCATGGCGAGCGCAGTGCGCTCTCCGCGGGGATCGACCTGGCCGCGTACCGAGTGGTCCAGGAGGCGATCACCAACGTGGTCAAGCACGCGGCGACGGACAGCTGCCGGGTGAGGATCGGCTATGAGCAGGACGCGTTGTCTGTACAGGTGACGGACGACGGCAACGCCGGTTTCAGTAAGATCTCGGGTCTGGGGCACGGCATCGTCGGCATGCGCGAGCGGGTCGGCATGTACGGCGGCGAGTTCCACGCCGCACCGCTGCCCGGGCGCGGATTCCAGGTGACGGCTCGCCTGCCGCTGACGGAGGCCGGTTCGTGA